The segment CGACATGGTCGGTGATCGTCGGGACCAGCACGTCGCAGCGCGCGGCGGCGGCGGCGAGCGCCTGGGGGTTCAGCGCAAGGTCGCCCTCGCTCAGCTCGACGTCGAACAGCTCGCTCATCCGCGCCTCGATCTGCGGGGGGAGGCGCCGGGTGACGACCAGCCTGGGACGGCGGGGGCGATCTTGCTTGGCCATGGGCTGTCGCTAATCCCGCCCGGCCCCGAGCGCAAGCGGAGCGTCTCGACTCTCGGGCCCGAGGCCCTTGAACCGCGATGGCCGCCCTCTACTATGGCGACAGGAGCCGATTGGGGAATGATGGTGAAGAAGCTGGGTTGGACGTTGTTGGGGGCTCTGCTGATCGCGGGGGCGGGGGAGGCGCAGGAGCGCCGCGTGCCCTATTGGGCGTCGATCGCGACCGGCGACGCGCTGCTCCGCACCGGGCCCGAGCGCACCTATCCCGCCACCTGGCGCTATCGCCGCCGCGACCTGCCGGTGCAGGTGGTGCAGGTCTACGGCAACTGGCGCCGCATCCGCGAGCAGGACGGGACCGAGGGCTGGATGCTCGCGACGCTGCTGAGCGCGACCCGCACCGCCGTCGTCACCGGCGACGCGCCGGCGGAGATGCATGCCGATCCCAGCAGCGGCTCGGGCCTCAACTGGCGCGCCGAGCCCGGCGTCGTCGGCCGCATCAGCAAGTGCGAGAGCGACTGGTGCCTGTTCGACGTCGGCGGCAAGCGCGGCTACATCCAGATCGAGCATATCTACGGCGTCGATCCGGGAGAGGTGGTCGAGTGAGCCTGGGCCCGACCATCGAAACGGCGCGGCTCGTCCTGCGCCCGCACCGGATCAGCGACTATGAGGATTGCTGCGCGCTGACCAGCGATCCCGAGGCGGTGCGGATGATCTACCAGAACCCGATGAGCCGCGAGGATACCTGGCACCGGCTGCTGCGCTTCGCGGGCCATTGGTCGCTGCTCGGCTACGGCCTGCTGATCGTCGAGGAGAAGCTGAGCGGCCGGGTGGTCGGGGAGGTCGGCCTCGCCGATTTCCATCGGGGCCTGGGCGATGATTTCGATCCCTTCCCCGAAATGGCCTGGATGATGTCAACCGAGGTCCATGGCCGCGGCTATGCGACCGAGGCGGCGCAGGCGGCGCTGCGCTGGATGGAGGTCGCCTTCTCGCCCGATCGCACCGTCTGCATCATCGATCCGGCCAACGGGCCGTCGCTGCGCGTGGCCGAGAAGCTGGGCTATCATCCGATCGGCAATGCCGAGTATAAGGGCAAGCCGATCCTCAAGCTGCGGCGCTTTGCTTCGGCGCACGGGTGATCCGACCGGCGGCGGCCCCGGGCCGTCGCAAAAATTTCGCAGGGCTGTCGGATAAGGGTCGACGGGTTCGTCGTAGCGGCGTTGGGGCAGGCGGCCCCATCGATCGCATCGTGACGAAGGAGGATGCCATGTCCCGGATTACCCCCTGCCTGTGGTTCAAGGACCAGGCCGAGGAGGCCGCGCGCTTCTACTGCTCGATCCTGCCCGATTCCCATGTCGACGCCGTCCACCACGCCACCGTCGATTCGCCCGGCCCCAAGGTCGGCGACGTGCTGCTGGTCGAGTTCACCCTGGCCGGCCAGAAGATGCAGGCGCTCAACGGCGGCATGGACGCCGAATATGGCCTTGCGGTATCGATGTCGTTCGCCGCGCGCGACCAGGCGGAGCTCGACCGGGTGTGGGACGGGCTGCTGGCCGGCGGCGCCGCGCAGCAGTGCGGCTGGCTCGCCGACCGCTACGGCCTGCACTGGCAGATCGTGCCCGAGAACATGGGAGCGATCCTCGCGGACCCGGCCAAGTCGAAGGCCGCCACGACCGAAGTGTTCAAGATGGTGAAGATCGACATCGCGACGCTCGAAAAGGCCGTCGCCAACGCCTGAACGGGAGAGACGACATGGCCAGCAAATTCTTCTGGTACGAACTGATGACCGATGACCGCGCCGCGGCCGAAGCCTTCTACAAGGAGGTGATCGGCTGGACGCTGTCGCCCTACGGCCCGGCCGAGGACCCCTATGTGATCGTCGAGGCCGGCGGCCGCGGCGTCGGCGGGATCATGGCGATCCCCAAGGAAGCCTGCGACCAGGGCATGAAGCCCTGCTGGGCCGGCTATATCCATGTCGGCGACATCGACGCGGCGGTGGCGAAGGTCCGCGCGGGCGGCGGCAAGGTCTATCGCGAGCCGCAGATGATCCCGAACATCGGCCGCTTCGCGGTCTGCGCCGATCCCCAGGGCGCGATGTTCAACCTGATGCAGCCCGAGGGCGAGGACATGCCGCCGGTGCCGATGGGCACGGTCGGCGCGATCGACTGGCACGAGCTGCACAGCAGCGACGGCAAGGCCGGGTTCGGTTTCTACGCCGGCCAGTTCGGCTGGTCGGCCACCGACGCGCTCGATATGGGGCCGATGGGCACCTATCAGATGTTCGCGATGGAGCCGGTGTCGGGGCCGACCGAATGCGGCGTCACCGTCGGCGGGATGATGACCGACGCGCAGGCGCCCAATCCCTATTGGACCTTCTATTTCCATGTCGACGACATCGACGCGGCGCAGGGCCGGATCGCGGCGAACGGCGGCAGCGTGCTGTTCGGCCCGCAGGAGGTTCCGGGCGGCGCCTGGATCATCAACGCGCTCGACCCGCAGGGCGCGATGTTCTCGATCGCCGGTCCGAAGGCAGGGTGAGGGCTGCCTTTGTCCGTCATTCCCGCAGAAGCGGGAATCCACGGTCACGGGACGCTATTTGACGCGAGGTGCCGCCGTCCATGGATTCCCGCTTTCGCGGGAATGACGATGGTTGTTGGTGGCTGTCTGGCCCGATTAGGGCGGGTCGATCAGCTATAGTTGAAACTGATGCTGATCCGGTCGCCCTTGGCTGTGCTGGGCGGCACCTCGTGGCGCAGCCAGCTTTCCCAGAGCAGGACCATGCCGGGCTTCGGCTCGGCATAGACGAAGCTGCGGCTGTCCTCGGGCGCGTCGGGGGTGCGCGGCGGGGCGGCCATCATCAGCGGCAGGCGCGGGTCCTCCAGCTTCAGCCCGCCCGATCCCGGCGGCACGCAGACGTAGAAGGTGCCGGAGATCACGCTGTGCGGGTGGATATGGCCCGAATGGGTCGCGCCCGGCTTCATCAGGTTGACCCACAGGCTGTCGAGCCGGAGCCGGCGGCCGAGGTCGAGATGCGACTCCTCGGCGAAGCGGCGGACATGGCCGTTGAGCAGCTTCACGAGATCGGCGATCACCGGATCGCGCGCGGGCAGGTCGTTGAGCGACGCATAGGAGGTGTAGCCGCGATAGCCGTGCGCCTTCGACCAGCCCTGGCCCGCGCGGTCATCCGTCGCGAGCATGCGGACCGAGTCCTCCAGCTCCTCGATCAGCGCGGGATTGTCGATCATCGCCTCGTAGAGGCGGGTGACGAAGAGGGTGCGGATGGCCATGCGTCGCCCCAAGCATGGGCGCGGGCGCAGTTCAAGGGCGAGCTTCGCGAGGGCCGGCGCCCTTGAGCAGCGCCACCGCCCTGGCCAGCGCCAGGTCGTTGGGCTTCTTCGCCGCCGACACGCGGTAGCGCGGGGTGAAGCCGTCGCCTTCGAGCCGCTTGCCGCCGGCGGTGCGGACGTCATATTCGGCGATGGTGATGCGCCCGCCGCCGGGCAGGCCGTGGTCGACGCCGCCGGTCACCGCGCCCGCGCTGCGCTGGCCGACGGTGAAGGCGCCGTTTTCGTCGAGGAAATAGGCCAGTATCTCCGCCGCGCTCGCCGTGTCGGGGCCGACGATCACCGCGAGCGGGCCGAGATAGGCGCCGGCGCCCGATCCGCGCGTCTTCTCCTCGATGTCGCGCTTCCCGCTCAACCGGACCAGCACCCGCCGCTCGCGGGTGAAGGTGCCGGCGATCCTGTCGAGCACGTCGTCGCGCCCGCCGCTGTTGTTGCGCAGGTCGAGGATCACGCCGCGCAGGCCGGGCGTCTCCGCGATCGCCTGCCGGACCCAGCGGTCGTCGCCCGGATCGAACTGGTCGAAGGCGAGCAGCAGCAGCCCGCCGTCGAGCCGTGTCATGCGCCGCGCGGAGGGCTCGTCGCCCTCCTCCGGCGGCTCCTTCGACCGCGCGAGCTCGCTCGGGCTGGTCGCATAGACATGGCTGTCGTCGAGCTGGTCGAGCATCCGGTTGATCACGGCGTAGAGCTGCTTCTCGCCGCGCGCGGCGATCGCCTGCGGGTAGAAGCGGTCGCGGATCAGGCCCCAGTCGTTGCCGCCCATCTTCGGGTCCCAATAGCGGTCGGCGACCAGTTCCCAGGCGCGGTCGAACACGCGTTCGTTGAGCGAGTCCTCCCGCGCGAGGGCGGGGCCGTTCGCCGCGACGAGCAGGCTCGCCAGCAGGGCGAGGCGGGGCAGGGCGCGCATCAATCCTCTCCTTCGGCGGCGCAGCGCAGCGTCAATATGTGGCGGTTCCCGTCATAGGCAGCCTCGCCGCAGCGATCGAGCCGGTCGCGCGCGACCAGCACCACCGGCCACGCCTCCTGCAGCGGGACCTTCTTCGCGACGACGATGTCCTGCGGTTCGGACGGATCGACCGGGAAGGCGTGGCGCCCGCCGAAATCGGCGGTGCGCACCGCGACCCGCGGATAGGGGAAGCCGGCGATCGCAGCGGGCCGGTCGAAGTCGAGGGTCGAGATCGGGCGCTCGATGCCGAACGCCGCGACCACCGATCCGCCGTCCGTCAGCCGGCCACCCTGCGCCCGCGCGAGGATCGCGCCGGCCGAGGCGGTGGCGACGCTTTCGGGGCGTTGCAACGAGAATTGGACGAAGATGGTGTCGCGACCCATCGCGATGGCGGCCTGGGGGCCGTGCTCGTCATTGTCGTCGATCAGGAAATCGGCGGTCCGTTCGGGCGGGGGCGCACCCGGCCGCGCGAAGCGGATCGTCGCATAGGGGAGCAGGCCGATCCCGATCTCCCCGTCGACCCCGGCGCAACAGTCGCGGCCGTGCGACGCGACCGTCACCAGCATGCGCCGGCCGTTGAGGGTGACCGGCGCGGCCGCCTGGATGCCCTTCAGCGTCTCGCGCCCGACCAGCGCGTCGAAGCCCGATTCGAAGCGGAAGCGGCGATCGGGCGGATCGGCGGCGAGCCGGCCGGCGGCATCGGGATTGAGCTCGATCAGCCGTTTCTGGTCGAGCGCGACGCGCAGCCGCAGCGGCACGTCGCCGATCCGGACCTCGATCACCGGATCGTCCCGGTCGAGCCGGAGCTCGCCGGTGAAGGGTGGGGGCTGCCGGGGCGGGGCGGCGGGGGATGTCGTCGCCAGGAGGATCGACACAAGCAGGACCGGCGCCAGCAGGCTTGCCGCTCGCGCCGGTCCGTCGGGCATCTATCGGCCGCCGTCAGTTGGCGCGATAGCTGCGATATTGCGGGGTCGCCGCGACCGTGCGGGCGCTGCGGCTGCTGCTGTAGCGGGTGGTGCCGCGATAGCTGCGACCGCGATAGGTGCGGTGCTCCTTGTTGATCAGCGTGTTGTACAACACGCCGCCCGCGCCGCCGACCAGCGCGCCTTCGCCGATCGAGAGGCCGGGGATGACCGCGCCGGCGATCACGCCGCCGGCGGCGCCGATGCCCGCGCCGCGCAGGATGTGCGAGGCGCTCTGCGCCGAGGCGGGCGCAGCGACGGCGCCCATCGAGAGCAGGGCGGCGCTGCCAAGGACGAACAGTTTCTTCATGGCAGGTACTCCTTCAAAATCCGATACCGGTAACGGGCGAGAAACGACCCGGTTCCGGCGTTCATTCCGGAGCAAGGAAATAGTTGCCTGGCTCCGTCCTGCTCATTGAAGGTTCAGTAGCTGAACCGCATATTGCTCGCGGAAGTGGAGACCATGCCATGCGCGCTACTCTGTGCTTAATCGGCGCTATGTTGATGACGACGACCTTGCCGGCCCAGGCGGCCCGGCCCGATCCCGAAGCCCGGATCGCCAAGGCGCTCGAGGGGCGGGTGGCCGGCAAGCCGGTCGATTGCATCCCGCTGCGCCAGATCCAGTCGACCGAGATCTTCGACCGGACCGCGATCCTCTACAAGGTCGGCAGCACCTGGTACCTCAACCGGCCGGCGTCGGGGGCGAACTTCCTCGACCGCAACGATATCCTGCTGACCGACACGCACAGCTCCAACCTGTGCAGCATCGATATCGTCCGGCTGATCGACCAGACGAGCCGCTTCCCGAGCGGTTCGCTCGGTCTCGGCAAGTTCGTGCCCTATACGAAGAAGAAGGGCTGACGCCTCTCGACTCCGGCCGAGGCTATTCGGCGGACAGGTCCTCGCCGGTGTCGTGATAGGCCAGCTCGCGCTGGACCGCGATATTGTCCCGATAGGCCGCGATCAGGGCGGCGTCGCGCGGCGCGCGGACGCGGACTTGGACGGGACCGGACATCGCATAGGGGATGATCGGGGCGTCGGCCTGCTGCGGCGCGACCGGCGTCCGCGGGTGGAGGTCGATCGACGGCTGCGCCATGGCGCCGGTGCCGCTGATGATCGCCAGGGTGACGGCCAACGTCCTGAACATCGTTCGATCCTCGAGCTTACAGATACGCAACCAACTTTCGTCCGCTGATTACACCCGCCCGGCTCCCGGAAAAAGTAAACTATCCGCATCCGTGGCGATCGGCGCCGTCGGGCGCGCAAAGAAAAACGCCGGGGGAGGACCCCCGGCGTTTCTCGTTTCTTCGCGGTATCGAAGGGCTGGGATCAGCGCTTCGAGAACTGGAAGCTGCGGCGGGCCTTCGCCTTGCCGTACTTCTTGCGCTCGACCGCGCGGCTGTCGCGGGTCAGGAAGCCGGCGGCCTTCACCGGCGCGCGCAGGATCGGCTCATACTTGGTCAGCGCCTGGCTGATGCCATGCTTGACCGCGCCGGCCTGGCCCGAAAGGCCGCCGCCCTTGACGGTGGCGACGACGTCATACTGGCCCTCGCGCTCGGCGACGCCGAACGGCTGGTTGATGACGAGGCGCAGCGTCGGACGCGCGAAATAGACTTCCTGGTCACGGCCGTTGACCGTGATCTTGCCGGTGCCGGGCTTCAGCCACACGCGGGCGACGGCGTCCTTGCGGCGGCCGGTCGCATAGGCACGGCCCTGCGCGTCGATCTCCTGCTCGCGGAGCGGAGTGGTCGGCAGGATGGGAGCGGCGACGACCGGAGCCGCGGCTTCGTCAGCCGGCGCGGCGGCGGCGGGCGCCGCATCGACGGGAGCGGCCGGGGCGGGCGCCGCGCTGGTCAGCGCGGCGAGATCGGAAAGGGACTGGCGGTTGTCGGACATTATGCGCCCACCTTGTTCTTGCGGTTCATCGACGCGATGTCGAGGACTTCAGGGTTCTGGGCGGCGTGCGGATGCTCCGCGCCCTTGAAGATGCGCAGGTTGCGCATCTGCTGGCGGCCGAGCGGGCCGCGCGGGATCATGCGCTCGATCGCCTTTTCCAGCACGCGCTCGGGGAAGCGGCCGTCGAGGACCTTGTCCGCGCGGGCTTCCTTGATGCCGCCGGCATAGCCGGTGTGGCGATAATAGACCTTCTGGGTCAGCTTCTTGCCGGTGAAGCGCACCTTCTCCGCATTGATGACGATGACGTTGTCGCCGCAATCGATGAACGGGGTGTAGCTCGGCTTGTGCTTGCCGCGCAGGATATTGGCGATGATCGAGGCGGCGCGGCCGACGATCAGCCCTTCCGCGTCGACGATGTGCCACTTCTTTTCCACCGTGGCGGGGGTCGCCACCTTGGTGGTCTTCATGAGCGCCTTCATGGGCCTGGACCTTCTTGTTTCGATCGTTCCAAATGAACGACGCCGCCCGGTGAGGAGCGGCGTTGACGGAGCGCTAATGCGCGCGGGCCCCGAAAGAGTCAAGGAAAATGGGCTTATTTTAATGAGGTATTATGATACCTTTGGCTTGTCCAGACCGTGCCCGGCCCACAGCAGCGCGGCCAGCAGCAGCACCGCCACCGCCTGGTGCGCGACCGCGACGGCGATGTCGACGCCGGTCAGCAGCGTCGCGATGCCGAGGGCGATCTGGACGACGATCAGGGTGGCGACCGCGTGGACCGGGCCGACCGCGCCCCGCTTGCGCGCCGCGCGGGCGACGGCGAGCGCGGCGATCGCCGCGGCCCAGGCCCACCAGCGATGGACGAACTGCACGACGATCGGGTTTTCGTGGAGATTGGCGAGGCCCTGCGCCACGTTCCATCCGCCGGCGGGGAACCATTCGTCGCCCATCTTCGGCCAGGTCGCGAAGGCATAGCCCGCGCGCAGGCCCGCGACGAAGGCGCCGAGCATGATCTGCACCGCCAGGATCAGCACGGCGGCGATGGCGAGGGCGGTCGGCCGCGCCGGGCGGGCATCGGGATCGCGCGCCAGCCGGCGCAGGTCGAGCACCGTCCAGACCAATGCCGAGAAGATCAGCAGCGCGGCGATCAGATGGGTGGCGAGGCGGATATGGCTGACCTCGGTCCGCACCGACAGGCCCGAATAGACCATCCACCAGCCGATCGCGCCCTGCAGCCCGCCGAGCGCGAAGATGCCGATCATCCGCCAGCCATAGCCAGCCGGGATCGCGCGCTTCCACCAGGCGACGATCATGACGCCGGCCAGCACCGCGCCGATGCCGCGCGCGAGCAGCCGGTGCATATATTCCCAGAAATAGATCGCCTTGAATCCCTCCAGCGTCATGTGGAGGTTGAAGGCGGCATATTGCGGGATGCGCTTGTAATTCTCGAACTCGGCCAGCCATTCGGCTTGGTTGAGCGGCGGGACGATGCCGCGCACCGGCTTCCACTCGGTGATCGACAGGCCCGACTCGGTCAGCCGGGTGATGCCGCCGACGACGACGATCGCGAACACCAGCACCGCCACCAGCAGCAGCCAGTTGGCCAGGGCGTTGGGGCGGGGCGAGGGAGCGGCGGGACGGGCGAGGATCGACATGGCCGCGCTCATGCGCCAGCGGACCGCGGGGATCAAGTATGGCGGGCGATGACCCTTTCCACTCCCTTCCACGTCACCCCAGCGGAGGCTGGGGTCCATGTCTCTTTTCACCCGAAATGACATCTGAGAAGACGACAGACATGGATGCCAGCCTCCGCTGGCATGGCGGATGACGATTGCAGTGGTCTCGCACATTCGGCCCGCCTATCATGGTCGCATGCATGCACGGATCGAGCGGGAGGATGGGGTGAACAAGCCCCGGCGCGGCGTCACCCGGCGCAGTCTGCTGGTCGGCGGCGGCGCGGCGGCGGGGCTGGTGCTGGGCTGGGCGGTCTGGCCGCGCCGCTATGGGCCCAATCTCGCGCTCGGGCCGGGCGAGCAGCTTTTCAACGCCTTCCTCAAGATCGCGACCGACGGCCGGGTGATCGTCGCGGTGCCGCAGGCGGAGATGGGGCAGGGCGTCTACACTTCCATGCCGCAGATACTGGCCGACGAACTGGGCGCCGACTGGCGCACGGTCGGCGTCGAGCCGGCGCCGATCAACCCGGTCTACGCCAACACCCTGCTGGCCGAGGAGCAGGCGCGCGAGCAGCTTCCCGCCTGGCTGCACGGGCCGGGCGAATGGGTCGCGCGCGAGGTCGCGATCCGCATGAACCTCACCATCACCGGCGGCTCCTCCTCGATCCGTTCGTTCGAGACGCGCCTGCGCGAGGCGGGCGCGGCGGCGCGCAGCCTGTTGTGCATGGCGGCGGCGGACCGCTGGGGGATCGACTGGAAGGCGTGCGACACCGAGGCCGGCTTCGTCGTGCGCGGCGACGACCGGCTGGCGTTCGGCACATTGGCCGAGGCCGCCGCGCGGCTGACCCCGCCCGACGATCTGCGGCTGCGGGACCGGGACGAACGGACGCTGGTCGGCCGGCCGGTGCCGCGCCTCGACCTGCCGGCCAAGGTCGACGGCAGCGCGCAGATGGGCGCCGACATCCGGCTGCCGGGCATGGTCTACGCCTCGATCGCGCACGGCCCCTATGGCGACGCGCATCCCGTGAAGATGGCGACCGCCGCGGCCGACGAGACGCCCGGCGTGATGGCGGTGCTCACCAATCCCGGCTGGGTCGCCGTGGTCGGCACCAATTGGTGGGCGGCCGATCGCGGGCTGGAAGCGCTGGCGGTCGAGTTCGAGACGCGTTCGCCTCGCCCCGACGACGGCACCGTGCGCCGCGCGCTGGCCGCCGCGCTCGACAAGGGCGAGGCGAAGCGCTTCGTCGAGCATGGCGATCCCGATGCGGCGCTGGCCGGGCAGGGCGTGGTCGCCGCCGCCTATTCGGTGCCGATGATCGCCCATGCGGCGCTGGAGACGCTGACCGCGACCGCGCGCTTCGGCGATGGCGGGGTCGAGGTCTGGGTGCCGACCCAGGCCGCGCCGATGGCCCGCGCCGCCGTGGCGCGAGCGGTCGGCCTCGACGAGGGGCGGGTGACGATCTACCCGACGCTGGTCGGCGGCGGCTTCGGCCGCAAGACCGAGGTGCAGGCGGCGGTCGAGGCGGCGATCATCGCGTCCAAGGTCCGCAAGCCGGTCCAGCTCGTCTGGCCGCGCCGCGAGGATATCCAGCACGGCCGCTTCCGCCCGCCCGCGACCGCGCGGCTGAAGGCGAAGCTCGGCCCGGCCGGGGCGA is part of the Rhizorhabdus wittichii RW1 genome and harbors:
- a CDS encoding protein of unknown function DUF1058 (PFAM: protein of unknown function DUF1058) is translated as MMVKKLGWTLLGALLIAGAGEAQERRVPYWASIATGDALLRTGPERTYPATWRYRRRDLPVQVVQVYGNWRRIREQDGTEGWMLATLLSATRTAVVTGDAPAEMHADPSSGSGLNWRAEPGVVGRISKCESDWCLFDVGGKRGYIQIEHIYGVDPGEVVE
- a CDS encoding GCN5-related N-acetyltransferase (PFAM: GCN5-related N-acetyltransferase); translation: MSLGPTIETARLVLRPHRISDYEDCCALTSDPEAVRMIYQNPMSREDTWHRLLRFAGHWSLLGYGLLIVEEKLSGRVVGEVGLADFHRGLGDDFDPFPEMAWMMSTEVHGRGYATEAAQAALRWMEVAFSPDRTVCIIDPANGPSLRVAEKLGYHPIGNAEYKGKPILKLRRFASAHG
- a CDS encoding 3-demethylubiquinone-9 3-methyltransferase (PFAM: 3-demethylubiquinone-9 3-methyltransferase), whose translation is MSRITPCLWFKDQAEEAARFYCSILPDSHVDAVHHATVDSPGPKVGDVLLVEFTLAGQKMQALNGGMDAEYGLAVSMSFAARDQAELDRVWDGLLAGGAAQQCGWLADRYGLHWQIVPENMGAILADPAKSKAATTEVFKMVKIDIATLEKAVANA
- a CDS encoding Glyoxalase/bleomycin resistance protein/dioxygenase (PFAM: Glyoxalase/bleomycin resistance protein/dioxygenase) is translated as MASKFFWYELMTDDRAAAEAFYKEVIGWTLSPYGPAEDPYVIVEAGGRGVGGIMAIPKEACDQGMKPCWAGYIHVGDIDAAVAKVRAGGGKVYREPQMIPNIGRFAVCADPQGAMFNLMQPEGEDMPPVPMGTVGAIDWHELHSSDGKAGFGFYAGQFGWSATDALDMGPMGTYQMFAMEPVSGPTECGVTVGGMMTDAQAPNPYWTFYFHVDDIDAAQGRIAANGGSVLFGPQEVPGGAWIINALDPQGAMFSIAGPKAG
- a CDS encoding peptidase S41 (PFAM: peptidase S41), which produces MRALPRLALLASLLVAANGPALAREDSLNERVFDRAWELVADRYWDPKMGGNDWGLIRDRFYPQAIAARGEKQLYAVINRMLDQLDDSHVYATSPSELARSKEPPEEGDEPSARRMTRLDGGLLLLAFDQFDPGDDRWVRQAIAETPGLRGVILDLRNNSGGRDDVLDRIAGTFTRERRVLVRLSGKRDIEEKTRGSGAGAYLGPLAVIVGPDTASAAEILAYFLDENGAFTVGQRSAGAVTGGVDHGLPGGGRITIAEYDVRTAGGKRLEGDGFTPRYRVSAAKKPNDLALARAVALLKGAGPREARP
- a CDS encoding SSU ribosomal protein S9P (PFAM: ribosomal protein S9); its protein translation is MSDNRQSLSDLAALTSAAPAPAAPVDAAPAAAAPADEAAAPVVAAPILPTTPLREQEIDAQGRAYATGRRKDAVARVWLKPGTGKITVNGRDQEVYFARPTLRLVINQPFGVAEREGQYDVVATVKGGGLSGQAGAVKHGISQALTKYEPILRAPVKAAGFLTRDSRAVERKKYGKAKARRSFQFSKR
- a CDS encoding LSU ribosomal protein L13P (PFAM: ribosomal protein L13), with the protein product MKALMKTTKVATPATVEKKWHIVDAEGLIVGRAASIIANILRGKHKPSYTPFIDCGDNVIVINAEKVRFTGKKLTQKVYYRHTGYAGGIKEARADKVLDGRFPERVLEKAIERMIPRGPLGRQQMRNLRIFKGAEHPHAAQNPEVLDIASMNRKNKVGA
- a CDS encoding cytochrome oxidase assembly (PFAM: cytochrome oxidase assembly), translated to MDPSLRWGDVEGSGKGHRPPYLIPAVRWRMSAAMSILARPAAPSPRPNALANWLLLVAVLVFAIVVVGGITRLTESGLSITEWKPVRGIVPPLNQAEWLAEFENYKRIPQYAAFNLHMTLEGFKAIYFWEYMHRLLARGIGAVLAGVMIVAWWKRAIPAGYGWRMIGIFALGGLQGAIGWWMVYSGLSVRTEVSHIRLATHLIAALLIFSALVWTVLDLRRLARDPDARPARPTALAIAAVLILAVQIMLGAFVAGLRAGYAFATWPKMGDEWFPAGGWNVAQGLANLHENPIVVQFVHRWWAWAAAIAALAVARAARKRGAVGPVHAVATLIVVQIALGIATLLTGVDIAVAVAHQAVAVLLLAALLWAGHGLDKPKVS
- a CDS encoding Isoquinoline 1-oxidoreductase (PFAM: aldehyde oxidase and xanthine dehydrogenase, molybdopterin binding), which translates into the protein MTIAVVSHIRPAYHGRMHARIEREDGVNKPRRGVTRRSLLVGGGAAAGLVLGWAVWPRRYGPNLALGPGEQLFNAFLKIATDGRVIVAVPQAEMGQGVYTSMPQILADELGADWRTVGVEPAPINPVYANTLLAEEQAREQLPAWLHGPGEWVAREVAIRMNLTITGGSSSIRSFETRLREAGAAARSLLCMAAADRWGIDWKACDTEAGFVVRGDDRLAFGTLAEAAARLTPPDDLRLRDRDERTLVGRPVPRLDLPAKVDGSAQMGADIRLPGMVYASIAHGPYGDAHPVKMATAAADETPGVMAVLTNPGWVAVVGTNWWAADRGLEALAVEFETRSPRPDDGTVRRALAAALDKGEAKRFVEHGDPDAALAGQGVVAAAYSVPMIAHAALETLTATARFGDGGVEVWVPTQAAPMARAAVARAVGLDEGRVTIYPTLVGGGFGRKTEVQAAVEAAIIASKVRKPVQLVWPRREDIQHGRFRPPATARLKAKLGPAGAIAGWSARIAAPSTNAEMMARLTGGAQKSSYGPDRGVVEGAAPPYAIAALAVEHVEAVTGVPTGAWRSVANSYTAFFTESFVDELALVAGLDPLSFRMQALSGQPRLARCLQMAASIGAWQGGEPGTGQGLAAHSCFGSHVAMLVEARIEGDQVKVPNVTAVVDIGRTIHPDIVRQQVEGGILWGLANAFGNGISIREGIVTAQNFDGLGLPDLMSTPEIRVEIIPSELPPGGAGEIAVPPVAPAVANAIFAATGKRLRHLPLRLSDT